A genomic stretch from Desulfurellaceae bacterium includes:
- a CDS encoding SDR family oxidoreductase, with protein sequence MNEIDFSGKTVLVIGGSSGIGNGIARQFRDHGAEVYVCGTRASVEDYTAEDVSDLSGLHYFQLDVSQDDNVQAFQPPFAKLDVLVASQGTVMYKRAEFEMPNFRKVLDVNLMSVMNCCMKFHPMLKETKGSVVILGSGASFFAVFGNPAYSASKGALRTLTMTLGEAWARDGIRVNGIAPGLIVTKITRVTWDHPRRYEDSLNEIPLRRWGTPEEMGGIALFLASPLSSYMTGQMLLVDGGMGLS encoded by the coding sequence ATGAACGAAATTGATTTCAGCGGCAAGACGGTTCTGGTCATCGGTGGTTCGAGCGGGATCGGCAACGGCATTGCCCGCCAGTTCCGAGACCACGGAGCCGAGGTGTACGTGTGTGGCACCCGGGCGTCTGTCGAGGACTATACAGCCGAAGACGTTTCAGACTTGAGCGGGCTGCACTACTTTCAGCTGGACGTGTCGCAAGACGACAATGTCCAGGCCTTTCAGCCGCCTTTTGCCAAGCTCGATGTGCTCGTCGCCTCGCAGGGCACGGTGATGTACAAACGGGCCGAGTTTGAGATGCCGAACTTCCGCAAGGTCCTCGACGTGAACCTGATGAGCGTCATGAACTGCTGCATGAAGTTTCACCCCATGCTGAAGGAGACCAAGGGCAGCGTGGTCATCCTGGGTTCGGGGGCGAGCTTTTTTGCCGTCTTCGGCAATCCGGCCTACAGCGCCAGCAAGGGCGCGCTGCGGACCCTGACCATGACCCTGGGCGAAGCCTGGGCGCGCGACGGCATTCGGGTCAACGGTATCGCGCCGGGCCTGATCGTCACCAAGATCACCAGGGTGACCTGGGATCATCCGCGTCGCTACGAAGACTCCCTGAACGAAATCCCGCTGCGGCGCTGGGGTACGCCGGAAGAGATGGGCGGGATCGCCCTGTTTCTGGCCTCGCCGCTGTCTTCGTATATGACCGGTCAGATGCTGCTGGTCGACGGCGGCATGGGCCTGTCGTAA
- a CDS encoding alpha/beta fold hydrolase, with amino-acid sequence MPRLDRDGVHIYYETHGSGPAVLLTHGFSATTAAWQPQVDALSQRYRLMSWDLRGHGQSDSPDDPAAYSEALSIADMLALLDAEGVEQAVLGGHSLGGYLSLAFHCAHPERVKGLMLLGTGPGFRKDPPREAWNQRARSFADTFEQKGLDALGRSPEVRAGSHRSAQGLAHAARGILTQHDARIMNALGSIDVPSLVMIGDRDKPFLAATDYMAAKIPQAKKVILRDAGHAANIEQATAFNTEFGAFLDQLWAD; translated from the coding sequence ATGCCAAGGCTTGATCGTGACGGGGTTCATATCTACTACGAAACGCACGGCTCGGGTCCGGCCGTGCTGCTGACGCACGGCTTCAGCGCCACGACCGCAGCCTGGCAGCCCCAGGTCGACGCCCTGTCCCAGCGCTACCGGCTTATGAGCTGGGACCTGCGCGGCCACGGTCAGTCGGACAGCCCGGACGACCCGGCGGCCTACTCCGAGGCGCTGTCAATCGCCGATATGCTCGCTCTATTGGACGCCGAGGGCGTCGAGCAGGCCGTGCTGGGCGGTCACTCGCTGGGCGGCTATCTGTCGCTGGCGTTTCACTGCGCCCATCCCGAGCGGGTCAAGGGCCTGATGCTGCTCGGCACCGGGCCCGGCTTTCGCAAGGACCCGCCCCGCGAGGCGTGGAATCAGCGCGCGCGATCTTTTGCCGACACGTTCGAGCAAAAGGGGCTCGACGCCCTGGGCCGGAGTCCCGAGGTCCGGGCCGGCTCGCATCGCTCGGCCCAGGGTCTGGCGCATGCCGCCCGCGGCATCCTGACCCAGCACGACGCCCGGATCATGAACGCCCTGGGCTCCATCGACGTACCAAGCCTGGTGATGATCGGCGACCGGGACAAACCCTTTTTGGCCGCGACCGATTATATGGCCGCAAAAATTCCGCAGGCAAAAAAGGTTATCCTGAGAGACGCCGGGCACGCGGCCAATATCGAGCAGGCGACGGCATTCAACACCGAGTTCGGAGCCTTTCTTGACCAGCTGTGGGCAGACTGA
- a CDS encoding DUF4189 domain-containing protein, which produces MHRIAKVLLPVAVVAGLLVWGAPALSQSRGPVASSLLLLIDASGSMGDAIGSGNPQVKIAAAKQAAITALGRAAKSGAVEVAVLAFSGDCQNPVPRYQDFTRDINQLTRFISSLQPGGGTPMADALLFANRYMANNGDAGASDRMIMLLADGQNDCGDVGQAMASLQASGIIFRHETVGFGIIPTSQAAQDLRDIATQTGGTYHHAADATQLADVFMEFVETLSVIDLLGRFGSNAQAPSSGPQRQKTGNPPRGSQSQQTGNQPPANSGSLTSMLGSFTAPSSTPKADPPKPPQYGALAIGSNQGPAWGWAINYATPQAADRRALRECGGNCRIVMRFSNECAVFAADQAQGNTSYGWAHGYDTSAGAQNRATDECRKKGGTSRIVRAWGCTRR; this is translated from the coding sequence ATGCACCGTATCGCAAAAGTGTTGCTGCCCGTCGCTGTGGTGGCGGGCCTGCTCGTCTGGGGTGCGCCGGCCTTATCGCAGAGCCGAGGGCCGGTCGCCAGCAGTTTGCTGCTGCTGATTGACGCCTCGGGGAGTATGGGGGACGCCATCGGCAGCGGCAACCCCCAGGTGAAGATAGCGGCCGCCAAGCAGGCCGCCATCACCGCCTTGGGCCGGGCGGCAAAGAGCGGCGCCGTCGAAGTGGCCGTGCTGGCCTTCAGCGGCGACTGCCAGAACCCCGTCCCGCGCTATCAGGACTTCACCCGTGACATCAATCAGCTGACCCGGTTCATCAGCAGTCTGCAACCGGGCGGTGGTACACCCATGGCAGACGCCTTGCTCTTCGCCAATCGCTACATGGCCAACAATGGTGACGCCGGTGCGTCCGACCGGATGATTATGCTGCTGGCGGATGGCCAGAACGACTGTGGCGATGTTGGCCAGGCCATGGCCAGCTTGCAGGCCAGCGGGATCATCTTCCGCCATGAAACGGTCGGGTTTGGCATCATCCCTACCTCCCAAGCCGCCCAAGATTTACGCGACATTGCCACCCAAACCGGCGGCACCTACCATCATGCGGCAGACGCCACGCAGCTCGCGGACGTATTCATGGAATTTGTGGAGACGCTGAGTGTGATTGACCTGCTGGGACGGTTTGGCAGCAACGCACAGGCACCGTCCAGCGGGCCGCAGCGCCAAAAAACTGGAAATCCGCCCAGGGGTTCGCAGAGCCAGCAGACAGGGAATCAGCCCCCAGCAAACAGCGGCAGCTTGACCAGTATGCTCGGCAGCTTCACAGCTCCATCGTCAACGCCGAAAGCTGACCCTCCAAAGCCTCCTCAGTACGGGGCGCTGGCCATCGGCTCGAACCAGGGACCGGCCTGGGGCTGGGCCATCAACTATGCGACGCCCCAGGCTGCGGATCGCCGAGCGCTTCGGGAGTGCGGCGGTAACTGCCGTATTGTCATGCGCTTCAGCAACGAATGCGCGGTCTTCGCCGCAGACCAGGCGCAGGGCAACACGAGTTATGGCTGGGCGCATGGGTATGACACGAGCGCTGGAGCGCAGAACAGGGCTACCGACGAATGCCGCAAAAAAGGCGGAACCTCGCGCATCGTGCGAGCCTGGGGGTGTACGCGACGATAA
- a CDS encoding DUF3445 domain-containing protein — translation MTSCGQTETAATGPVFPPDPDYTPYTAQPFRVAMGLLPLDLKDWIEPDAHLAADLAEKERLLAERHDEVVNIRPEAEPGSQEVLDLLAEHLPARFPRLYQRSGDELRNAVTGQSWNLAGSGLHPLDLAGRLVQEDVCLMHKEPNSEVYRLVGASVCFPTRWNLAEKMGRSLAAIHAPTPGYRERLDSSMNRYFARMRKPVWRLNWGLVDDPTLFQSSGHSRSGFNPDITADNAGDKLWLRMERQTLRRLARSQDIVFTIRIYVKPFSHLRAYPQRAAAMARALRGMPDWWRLYKSLPAFHDAVLGWLDKLGRSDAGQA, via the coding sequence TTGACCAGCTGTGGGCAGACTGAGACTGCGGCGACCGGGCCGGTCTTTCCGCCTGACCCCGATTATACGCCCTACACGGCCCAGCCCTTCCGGGTTGCCATGGGGCTGCTGCCCCTGGATCTCAAGGACTGGATCGAACCCGACGCTCACCTGGCCGCCGACCTGGCCGAAAAGGAGCGGCTGCTTGCCGAGCGCCACGACGAAGTCGTCAACATCCGGCCCGAGGCCGAGCCCGGCTCACAAGAAGTCCTCGATCTTCTGGCCGAGCACCTGCCGGCCCGTTTCCCGCGCCTGTACCAGCGCAGCGGAGACGAACTGCGGAATGCGGTGACCGGGCAGTCCTGGAATCTGGCCGGGTCTGGGCTGCACCCGCTCGATCTGGCCGGACGGCTGGTCCAGGAGGACGTGTGCCTGATGCACAAAGAGCCGAACTCCGAGGTCTATCGCCTGGTCGGGGCGTCGGTGTGTTTTCCGACTCGCTGGAATCTGGCCGAAAAGATGGGCCGCTCGCTGGCGGCGATCCACGCTCCAACGCCCGGCTACCGGGAGCGGCTCGACTCGAGCATGAACCGCTACTTTGCGCGCATGCGCAAGCCGGTGTGGCGGCTCAACTGGGGGCTGGTCGACGACCCGACGCTGTTCCAATCGAGCGGCCACAGCCGGAGCGGCTTTAATCCGGACATTACGGCCGACAACGCGGGGGACAAACTGTGGCTGCGCATGGAGCGCCAGACCTTGCGGCGGCTGGCGCGCAGTCAGGATATCGTGTTTACGATTCGGATCTATGTCAAACCCTTCAGCCACCTGCGCGCGTACCCGCAGCGGGCTGCGGCCATGGCTCGGGCGCTGCGCGGCATGCCCGACTGGTGGCGTTTGTATAAAAGCCTGCCGGCGTTTCATGACGCCGTCCTGGGCTGGCTGGACAAGCTCGGTCGGTCGGACGCCGGGCAGGCATGA
- a CDS encoding helix-turn-helix domain-containing protein encodes MRDMGKFVRRVRKRLGFTQHEFARRINVPQDTIRNWEQGKRRPTGAAKALLRVLDKTPEAALLALR; translated from the coding sequence ATGCGGGACATGGGAAAGTTCGTCCGGCGCGTCCGCAAGCGCCTGGGCTTCACCCAACACGAGTTCGCCCGCCGCATCAACGTGCCGCAAGACACGATCCGGAACTGGGAACAGGGCAAGCGTCGTCCCACCGGTGCGGCCAAGGCGTTGCTTCGCGTGCTCGACAAGACGCCCGAGGCAGCGCTGTTGGCGTTGCGCTGA
- a CDS encoding cupin domain-containing protein, with protein sequence MALPQDITPFNSELMDSLARTADMDWIPNEADPERAFMKVLWTGSESGSWAVMFRWLKGYAAPPHKHLSASHTFILKGKLQVRDGTLDAGDYVYEANGMIHGATTALEDTEYLFICNGPVLFFGEDQFEGYISWEELKRAQDAFEASKRRTKRPSAKRATTKRPKKAPRKKAA encoded by the coding sequence ATGGCACTACCGCAAGATATTACCCCATTTAACAGCGAACTCATGGATTCGCTGGCCCGGACCGCAGACATGGACTGGATTCCCAACGAGGCCGATCCCGAACGCGCCTTCATGAAAGTACTGTGGACCGGCTCGGAGTCGGGCAGCTGGGCGGTCATGTTCCGCTGGCTCAAGGGCTATGCCGCGCCGCCGCATAAACACCTCAGCGCTTCCCACACCTTCATTCTGAAGGGCAAGCTCCAGGTTCGGGACGGCACCCTCGACGCCGGCGACTACGTGTACGAGGCCAACGGCATGATCCACGGGGCGACCACCGCCCTCGAAGACACCGAGTACCTATTCATCTGCAACGGTCCGGTGCTGTTCTTTGGCGAGGATCAGTTCGAGGGCTATATCAGCTGGGAAGAACTCAAACGCGCCCAGGACGCGTTTGAGGCGTCCAAGCGACGCACCAAGCGGCCCAGCGCCAAGCGGGCCACCACCAAGCGGCCCAAAAAAGCGCCGCGCAAAAAAGCCGCGTAG
- a CDS encoding SDR family NAD(P)-dependent oxidoreductase yields MQDLADRVAVITGAASGIGQGLARRLAREGMKLVLADIEEAALLEVEKELRLGGTPVLAVKTDVARKASVFALADRAFDAFGRVHIVCNNAGVSGGLGHIWDIPDQDWEWIMAVNVSGVLHGIQAFVPRMIEHGEEGLILNTSSVVGLTTGTSSVYGVTKHAVSRMTEGLHYDLRAAGSKLRAALLVPGATATNILYADRNRPQDLLVPRNEEAQAALIQRRQARHARLQEIGMTPEQLADLTVEGIRQERLYIIADPERTAQAVRLRMEGIVE; encoded by the coding sequence ATGCAGGACTTGGCGGACAGGGTGGCGGTCATTACCGGGGCGGCCAGCGGTATCGGTCAGGGCTTGGCCCGGCGCCTTGCCCGGGAGGGCATGAAGCTGGTGCTGGCCGATATCGAAGAGGCGGCCCTGCTTGAGGTGGAGAAGGAGCTGCGTCTAGGCGGCACGCCGGTGCTAGCGGTCAAGACCGACGTGGCGCGCAAAGCGTCCGTCTTTGCTCTGGCCGACCGGGCTTTCGATGCCTTCGGCCGGGTACATATCGTGTGCAATAACGCCGGCGTGTCGGGCGGGCTGGGCCATATCTGGGACATCCCCGACCAGGACTGGGAGTGGATCATGGCGGTCAATGTGTCCGGCGTGCTGCACGGCATCCAGGCCTTTGTGCCGCGCATGATCGAGCATGGCGAGGAGGGCCTGATTCTCAATACCAGCTCGGTGGTCGGCCTGACGACCGGCACCAGCTCGGTGTACGGCGTCACCAAACACGCGGTGAGCCGCATGACCGAAGGGCTGCACTACGACCTGCGGGCGGCCGGCTCGAAGCTCAGGGCCGCCCTGTTAGTGCCCGGGGCAACCGCGACAAATATCCTGTACGCCGACCGCAACCGGCCCCAGGATCTGCTGGTGCCGCGCAACGAGGAGGCCCAGGCGGCTTTGATCCAGCGGCGCCAGGCCCGCCACGCGCGTCTACAGGAAATCGGTATGACGCCCGAACAGCTGGCCGACCTCACGGTCGAGGGCATCCGCCAGGAGCGGTTGTATATCATCGCCGATCCCGAGCGGACCGCACAGGCGGTGCGGCTGCGCATGGAGGGCATTGTCGAGTGA
- a CDS encoding thiolase family protein, translating to MGKTLRDLRPVYVVGTGLHRYQHKSDTTYVELGLTAVRAALDDADIGWPSVEAVYNGTAQLGIAPTRIMLRHLGTTGIPMTQVENASASGSSAFRQACLEVAGGVSDVVLAMGVDKPEGLRLASRKAGVADLVGARAVPFTHFALLANAYMHHHGVGPETIAAVAVKNHRNGANNPYAQRQQERSLEEVLAGPSISGSLTRLQCCPVGEGAAAVIVASAEAIERLGIKRARAVRVLASTLRTERVYSGAANFDAELTRETVAQTYDEAGITPADLDVIELHDAFSIEELLYVEAMGLCAEGGAAGLLESGGLDIGGRCAVSPSGGLLAMGHPIGPTGAGQIVELTRQLRGEAGVRQQPNARTGLAHMVGVGAVCVVHVLQRDTA from the coding sequence ATGGGCAAAACATTACGAGACCTGCGTCCAGTGTATGTGGTCGGGACGGGCCTGCACCGCTACCAGCACAAGAGCGACACCACCTACGTGGAGCTGGGTCTGACTGCGGTTCGGGCGGCGCTGGACGATGCCGATATTGGTTGGCCGAGCGTTGAGGCGGTGTACAACGGCACAGCCCAGCTGGGCATTGCCCCGACCCGGATCATGCTGCGCCACCTCGGCACCACCGGCATCCCCATGACCCAGGTTGAGAACGCCTCGGCCTCGGGCTCCTCGGCCTTTCGTCAGGCCTGTCTGGAGGTGGCCGGCGGGGTGAGCGATGTCGTCCTGGCCATGGGGGTGGATAAGCCCGAGGGACTGCGCCTGGCCTCGCGCAAGGCTGGGGTGGCGGATCTGGTTGGCGCACGCGCGGTGCCCTTTACCCATTTTGCCCTGCTGGCCAACGCCTATATGCATCACCACGGGGTCGGCCCGGAAACGATTGCGGCGGTGGCGGTCAAAAACCACCGCAACGGAGCCAACAACCCGTATGCCCAGCGTCAGCAGGAACGCAGCCTGGAAGAAGTCCTGGCCGGCCCGTCCATCTCCGGCTCGCTGACCCGCTTGCAGTGCTGCCCGGTTGGCGAGGGCGCGGCGGCGGTCATTGTCGCCTCGGCCGAGGCCATCGAACGGCTGGGCATCAAGCGGGCCAGAGCCGTCCGGGTTCTGGCCTCGACCCTGCGGACCGAGCGGGTGTACAGCGGAGCCGCAAACTTCGACGCCGAGCTGACGCGCGAGACGGTTGCCCAGACGTATGACGAGGCCGGTATCACGCCGGCCGATCTCGACGTTATCGAACTCCACGACGCGTTCAGCATTGAGGAGTTGCTGTATGTCGAAGCCATGGGTCTGTGCGCCGAGGGCGGGGCGGCCGGGCTGCTGGAGAGCGGCGGGCTGGATATCGGCGGGCGCTGCGCGGTCAGCCCGTCCGGCGGGCTGCTGGCCATGGGTCATCCGATCGGACCGACCGGGGCCGGCCAGATTGTCGAGCTGACCCGCCAGCTGCGGGGCGAGGCCGGCGTTCGCCAGCAGCCGAACGCCCGGACCGGCCTGGCCCACATGGTCGGCGTTGGCGCGGTGTGTGTCGTCCATGTGCTGCAACGGGATACGGCCTGA
- a CDS encoding VOC family protein, translating into MLGIQGLYELALRVKDLAQAEAFYCDTLGLEVGIRDEARKWLFLRVGGQAGMIVLQEDPRHWSAQHLAFTVREADLEQAVATLRDRGVAVEGPVTHDWMPAKSAYFSDPDGHALELCAPLTPA; encoded by the coding sequence ATGCTCGGTATTCAAGGACTGTACGAGCTGGCCCTGCGGGTCAAGGACTTGGCCCAGGCCGAAGCCTTTTACTGCGATACGCTGGGGCTCGAAGTCGGTATACGGGACGAAGCCCGCAAATGGTTGTTTCTGCGGGTCGGCGGACAGGCCGGCATGATTGTGCTTCAGGAAGACCCCCGGCACTGGTCGGCCCAGCACCTGGCCTTCACCGTTCGTGAGGCCGATCTGGAGCAAGCCGTGGCCACCCTGCGCGATAGGGGCGTTGCCGTCGAAGGCCCGGTGACCCACGACTGGATGCCGGCCAAGTCGGCCTACTTCTCAGACCCGGACGGCCACGCCCTGGAGCTATGCGCTCCGCTCACCCCGGCCTGA
- a CDS encoding BrnT family toxin: protein MRFTWHEPKRRTNLTAHGLDFVDAEEVFAGPTFTFEDDRFQYPEQRFVTLGLLRGVCVSLVHTETTERIHIISFRKATRHEQIIFFQNV, encoded by the coding sequence GTGCGATTTACCTGGCACGAGCCGAAGCGCCGCACCAACCTGACCGCTCATGGCTTAGATTTCGTGGATGCCGAAGAGGTCTTTGCCGGACCGACATTCACCTTTGAGGACGACCGATTTCAGTATCCCGAACAGCGTTTTGTGACCCTGGGCCTTCTCCGAGGCGTCTGCGTCTCGCTCGTGCATACTGAGACGACAGAACGCATTCATATCATCTCCTTCCGAAAGGCGACCAGACATGAGCAAATCATCTTCTTCCAAAACGTCTAA
- a CDS encoding BrnA antitoxin family protein has product MSKSSSSKTSKTDWLRLKAMQDTDIRLTDEHPATEVNHIVRGIARQGLRPAPPKTLISLRVDADVLAWFKAQGAGYQTRMNAVLRAFKEAAGGSPLRSDE; this is encoded by the coding sequence ATGAGCAAATCATCTTCTTCCAAAACGTCTAAGACGGATTGGCTGCGACTCAAGGCGATGCAGGACACAGACATTCGGCTCACCGATGAGCATCCGGCCACCGAGGTGAACCACATCGTGCGCGGCATTGCCCGCCAGGGCTTACGGCCCGCTCCCCCCAAAACGCTGATTTCCCTACGGGTGGATGCCGATGTGCTGGCGTGGTTCAAAGCGCAGGGCGCCGGCTATCAGACCCGGATGAACGCCGTGTTACGGGCCTTCAAGGAAGCCGCCGGCGGATCGCCCCTCAGGAGCGACGAATAG
- a CDS encoding OB-fold domain-containing protein — MASARPQLYTTDAAQPPRLCAKRCRACGYTFFPPHAYSCESCGAAAQQIEPRLLAGSGVVQASATVHVHHDPSTPTPFTVASISLDDGPTIRALMTCPTDAELSLGDRVRAVLVPTGPDTDGNERTELRFEKNPKVEAA; from the coding sequence ATGGCCTCTGCCCGCCCCCAGCTGTACACCACCGACGCCGCCCAGCCACCCCGGCTGTGCGCCAAGCGCTGCCGCGCCTGCGGCTATACCTTCTTCCCGCCCCACGCCTACAGCTGCGAGTCGTGCGGGGCGGCCGCACAACAGATTGAACCCCGGCTGCTGGCCGGCAGCGGCGTGGTGCAGGCCAGCGCTACGGTCCACGTCCACCACGACCCGAGCACGCCAACCCCCTTCACCGTCGCCTCCATCAGCCTGGACGACGGCCCCACCATCCGGGCGCTGATGACCTGCCCGACCGACGCCGAGCTGTCGCTCGGAGATCGGGTGCGGGCGGTCCTCGTCCCTACCGGCCCGGATACCGACGGCAACGAACGGACCGAACTCCGGTTTGAAAAAAACCCGAAAGTCGAGGCAGCCTGA
- a CDS encoding TIGR03564 family F420-dependent LLM class oxidoreductase: MRIGMMIGEGAGESPPMDEVIQRAQRAEAAGLHSAWLAHAFAHDAIGLLGLVGRETSRIELGTAVVPTYPRHPVAMAQQALTTQAASKGRFTLGIGLSHKFVIEDMYGLAYTRHLSHMREYMAVMRPLLDGQPVDHEGQEYRVKADISVQGASPVPVVLAALGPKMLDFAGRESAGTVTWMAGHKALREHVVPRITDAAKAADRPAPRVIAGMPLAITDDPAAALEVAAKVFAIYSQLPAYRTMLDRGGLGQPPEVALLGDAATISGELKRLEDVGVTDLCAFVFQADAGAFERTVDFLSSLC; encoded by the coding sequence ATGCGTATCGGTATGATGATCGGTGAAGGAGCCGGAGAGAGCCCGCCTATGGACGAGGTCATCCAAAGGGCGCAACGGGCCGAGGCGGCCGGCCTGCACTCGGCCTGGCTGGCCCACGCGTTTGCGCACGACGCGATCGGCCTGCTGGGGCTGGTCGGACGCGAGACGAGCCGGATCGAACTGGGCACGGCCGTGGTGCCCACCTACCCGCGCCACCCGGTGGCCATGGCCCAGCAGGCGCTGACCACCCAGGCGGCCAGCAAGGGGCGCTTCACCCTGGGCATCGGCCTGTCGCATAAGTTCGTGATTGAAGACATGTATGGCCTGGCCTATACCCGCCACCTCAGCCACATGCGCGAGTACATGGCGGTCATGCGGCCGCTGCTCGACGGCCAGCCGGTTGACCACGAGGGTCAGGAGTACCGGGTCAAGGCGGATATCAGTGTCCAGGGCGCGAGCCCGGTGCCGGTCGTGCTGGCCGCCCTGGGTCCCAAGATGCTCGACTTTGCCGGGCGCGAGTCGGCCGGCACGGTGACCTGGATGGCCGGTCACAAAGCCCTGCGTGAACATGTCGTGCCGCGCATCACCGACGCGGCCAAAGCCGCCGACCGGCCGGCTCCTCGGGTCATTGCCGGCATGCCGCTGGCCATCACCGACGACCCGGCCGCAGCCCTGGAGGTGGCGGCCAAGGTGTTCGCCATCTACAGCCAGCTGCCGGCGTATCGGACCATGCTGGACCGCGGCGGACTCGGCCAGCCGCCAGAGGTTGCGCTGCTGGGGGATGCGGCAACGATTTCGGGCGAACTCAAGCGTCTCGAAGATGTCGGGGTGACCGACTTGTGCGCCTTTGTCTTTCAGGCCGACGCGGGAGCGTTCGAGCGCACGGTCGATTTTCTGAGTTCGCTGTGCTGA
- a CDS encoding beta-lactamase family protein yields MTPIDTVLQQAVESGDVPGLVAMAANDSDIIYQGAAGRRGDATAPAMTTDTVFRIASMTKAVASVAAMQLVEQGRLSLDEALETKVPQLAERQVFDGFDASGTPRLRPAARPLSLRHLLTHTSGYCYEMWNAEFIKFAEQSATPRFTDGGDGFLDSPLVFDPGQRWEYGISTDWVGRVVEHLSGHNLADYCREHIFQPLGMTDTGFSPSPDQRSRLVNVCQRQDDGSLVQIEFELPFDGRFFGGGGGLYATAGDYLAFVRMLLSGGTYKGAQVLKPETVGLMGENHIGQLSVGAATSAIPFLSNDIEFFPGQDKKWGLGFLINTQALDTGRSAGSLSWAGIFNSYYWIDPHKKVTGVLMMQILPFFDATALGVLDGFETQVYRQLGRV; encoded by the coding sequence ATGACACCCATTGACACGGTTTTGCAGCAGGCGGTCGAATCCGGCGACGTGCCCGGTCTGGTCGCCATGGCGGCAAACGACAGCGACATCATCTACCAAGGTGCGGCGGGCAGACGCGGCGACGCCACCGCTCCGGCAATGACGACCGACACGGTCTTCCGCATCGCCTCGATGACCAAGGCGGTCGCCTCGGTGGCAGCCATGCAACTCGTCGAGCAGGGCCGGCTGTCGCTCGACGAAGCCCTGGAGACAAAAGTTCCCCAGCTGGCCGAGCGCCAGGTGTTCGACGGCTTTGACGCCAGCGGCACGCCCAGGCTGCGTCCGGCCGCCCGGCCGCTCAGCCTCAGACACCTGCTGACCCACACCTCGGGCTATTGTTACGAGATGTGGAACGCCGAGTTCATCAAGTTCGCCGAGCAGTCGGCCACCCCCCGCTTTACCGATGGCGGCGACGGGTTCCTGGATTCGCCCCTGGTGTTCGATCCCGGACAGCGCTGGGAGTACGGCATCAGCACCGACTGGGTCGGCCGCGTGGTCGAACACCTGAGCGGACACAACCTGGCCGACTACTGCCGGGAGCATATTTTTCAGCCGCTGGGCATGACCGACACCGGTTTCTCGCCGAGCCCGGACCAGCGCAGCCGGCTGGTCAATGTCTGCCAGCGCCAGGATGACGGCTCGCTCGTCCAGATCGAGTTTGAACTGCCCTTTGACGGTCGGTTTTTCGGCGGCGGCGGCGGGCTGTACGCAACCGCGGGCGACTATCTGGCCTTTGTGCGCATGCTGCTGAGCGGCGGGACCTACAAGGGTGCACAGGTGCTCAAGCCCGAGACGGTCGGCCTGATGGGCGAGAATCATATCGGCCAGCTGAGCGTTGGCGCGGCTACCTCCGCGATCCCCTTTCTGTCCAACGACATCGAGTTTTTCCCCGGCCAGGACAAAAAGTGGGGGCTGGGGTTTCTCATCAACACCCAGGCGCTGGACACCGGCCGTTCGGCTGGCAGCCTCAGCTGGGCCGGCATCTTCAACTCCTACTATTGGATCGATCCGCACAAAAAGGTCACCGGCGTGCTCATGATGCAAATCCTGCCCTTCTTCGACGCCACGGCATTAGGGGTTCTGGACGGCTTTGAGACGCAGGTGTATCGCCAGCTGGGGCGGGTTTAG